The following DNA comes from Methanobacterium alcaliphilum.
ATACACGGAACAATCAACTACCTACGACGCAAAATGCAAAACTGGACACAAAAACACGGGAAAAATATCAACCCCCAATAACTTTACAACCCCTTTAAACCGAAATATTTATATATCATAACAGTCCCTATATCAACTACTCGATATCAAGTAGTCGATATCGTTTGATTGATAATGAGAATATTTTCAGTAAATTTTTCAATTTAATATAAATTTGCTTAAATCCAAGAATTAACTGATAGAATAATATTTTCATAATCGATATATGGGAGAAATTGATTCAATGTGGGATAACTGGAAAAATACTTTGAATAACTGGAAAAATCTGCATGAGAGGGTAGATAAACTGCATAATCTAGGTGGTCTGCGGATATGGATACTCCATGTATTGGGTAATGGACCAAAAAATGGTGTGGAGATAATGGATGCTATTGAAGAACATTATGGCAATTTGTATAAAGTGAAATCCCATTGCATGGAACATAGCCATTCTGGAAAACATTACAACATGCACCTTAAAAAAACCATGAAACGCAAAGTCTCAAGACCTTCTCCGGGATCAGTATACCCTATGCTGAAAAAAATGGTTGCAGAAGATTTGATAACCAAAATAGATGATGGTAAATATGATTTAACTGAACTGGGTCGAGAAACTCTCTCTGAAATTTTTGGAGATAATCACCACCAAAATAATTATCGAAAACCTAAGGCCATTGAAAGTGCCTTAATGGCAGTTGACAATTACATTTCATATCTGGAAGATATTAATAAAGAAGATTTAATTCACCATAAAGAGATAATAATCAATTTAAATGAGCGATTATCAAAAATAGAAGATTCTATTCAAGAAAAATAAACATATCTATTTATAAATAGGATAAGGTCCTTTTGTATATTTATCTGCCGCCTCCAACGTGTTTATAAAATACTATTGGGACCTTATTTCTTCATAATTTGTTAAAATATATCAGAATTAAGCTCTCTTAGTCCGGGCTATCTCCAAATCATGTATTTAAAATTAAATATCGTTGAAATGATAGAATAAATTAAATTAAGGATGTAATACTATGCGATTTGAAAATCTAGCAAGAAAAACCATTGAAAATGAATGTGAAGATTATTACTTTGGAATTGCAGATTTATCCAATGCAAAAAAGTCGGAAACTCAAAAATATGGTTCTTTATTAGATGCATATCCTAGAGCAATTTCTATTGGTGTAGCCATGTTTCCAGTCTCTCCACATGAAACAGATCCGAAAGAATATGAAAAAAGTTATAATGAAACAAAAAAATTGACTGATAGTAAATTAGATGTTATAACTTCTCGTCTAAGTGAATTACTACACAAAAGAGGTTACGCTGCTTTTTCTGTCCCTATGATAGAAACTAATGAAAAATTATTTTTATATTTACATAAAATGGCAGCTAGAATGGCGGGGTTAGGCCAAATTGAAAATAATAAATCTACAGTAAGTTTAAAACATATGAATCGTGTTAACTGGGGCACTGTACTTACCAATGCTCCGTTATAATATATTTTGGGGGTGTATTGATGTTCAATAATTTCATGTTAAAACTGCTGAATAGAGAGGCATCTTCTTCTCAAAATAAACCTTTAGAAATTCTTAAAAATCTAAATTTGCAGCAAGGGATGATCATAGGGGATATTGGTTCTGGGGGCGGATATTTCACATCCCTTTTTTCGAAAAAAGTGGGTGAAGATGGAAAAGTTTATTCAATCGATGTAAATCAGAAATCTCTTGATTTTATAAAGAATGAACTCGAAAAAACAGGAATTACTAATGTTGAACTAGTCAAAGGTAATTCAAATGGTATAAATTTACCCGAATCAAGTGTTGATTTATTCTTCATGAGAAATGTTTTCCATCACTTAGAAAATCAAATAAACTATTTTAAAAATCTAAAAACATTACTAAAAGAAGATGGTAAAGTAGCTATTATTGATTATGATCAGAGAAATTTTTCACCTATGGGTATATTTGGTCATTACACTCATGAAAATGATTTAATGGATGTTATGACTCGAGCAGGTTATTTAAAGTTCGAAAAATTTGTTTTTCTACCCAAACAATCATTCATGATATTTAAAAAATCTTGAAAACTGAAAATGGAGGGTTTTTAATGTCCATAAAATCAGCAGTTAAAGAACATTTCACGCAAAGTCCTATTTCAGACCATTGGAATTATTTTTTTCAAGACACTACTCAAGATGAGGAGAAATCACTTTATTGTGTGAATGGTTTAACTATTTACAAATTCACCTTAAAAGATTTTGATGAATGTGCTAGGTTATATAAAAAAGTATTCTCGGCAGGGCCATGGTATGATGAATGGACTTTAACTCAAACAAGAAAATATCTGAATGAATTAATCAAAAATCCGGCATTCACTGGTTTTGTAATCCGTTATAATTATAAAATTGTAGGAGTTTGTTTAGGGCATGGAAGATCCTGGTGGATGGGAAATGAATTCATTGTTGACGAGTTTTTTGTAGAAAAAAGAATGCAAGGCAATGGAATTGGAACAAAATTAATGAATGTTCTAAGTGGATATCTCTCCAAAAAAGGATACACTCGTTTAATGTTATTAACCAATAAAGGGATACCTGCTGAAAACTTTTATCTTAAACATGGATTTTATAATCGCCTTGAACGAACGGTTATGGTTAAAGAACTGTAATTCCTCTATTATTTTAAATTAACTTTGATCGGCAAAATGCCACCATAGTGCAGTTCCTAAAAGACCGAGTAGGATAGTTAAACTAAGTATAAAATAACTGAAAATATCCGGAGTGGGAGCTCCTGCACCTGAAACTCCACTATAAAGTGCGGGAATGGCCCAGGGAAAATATGCGGTTATATTTGGGATTCCTACAAAGATTATTTGAGTTATAATCAACGTACCAATTGTAAAACCTATGGGTGCAATATAACCTCTTGCAAAACTGGCAACAAAAGCCACGGGAGTACAAAGTAGAGCAGTAAGAACGGAGGTTATCATGAAAACACCAAAAGAATGGTATGCTGCTGCATATGACCAGTGGGCGATGTTAACTAGAAATCCAGTGAGAAGTCCTGAAATAAATAATATCAATGATAATAAGAAACTCCATAAAAAAATAATGATAAACTTAGATAGAACTATGCTTGAACGATGAACTGGCAATGCCAAAAGATCTTTCATGGTTCTATCGGAATATTCTCTGCCAAACACCCAACCGGTAATTGTTCCAAAGCCTATAGTTCCTAAGGTTAAAATAATCATGGTAAGCAGCCCAAAATAGGAAGACCACTCATCTTTAAACATTGATGATTTGGCACTAACTATTGCAGATTTTCCAACAAGTTCAGGGGATCTGGAAACATAGATCATCAATCCCATAAGAATGGCAATACTTGAAAATGTTATTATGGTGATTATAAATATTTTAGATCTTCTTACTTTTAGGGTTTCAGCCCAGAGGGAAGCATATATTCTTGTCATTTAAACAACTCCTCTTTTATCAATTATTCTTAAGAAATATGATTCCAATTCTTCTTCTTCAACTTTTAACATTCTAGGTGAAAATCCTGCGTTTACTAATTTTGAGTTCACATTTTCAGGATGCATTACTACTTCATTTTCTTTTATTTCAATTAATCCATCATCAGTAATGGTTGCATTAAGCCCAACATTGGTTAAAATTGATATTGCTCTGTTAATATCATTTACATCAATTAATAAGCTTCTATTTCTAAGTTGATGCAGCTTTTTTGCAGTCATCTCTTGAATTAATTTGCCTTCATGGATAATACCAACACGTGTTGCGATTTTGGAAATTTCACTTAACATGTGGCTGGAAATAAATATAGTCACTCCTTTATTTAAGGCTAAATCAAGTAAAAGTTCTCTTATTTCAACAATACCTGCAGGATCTAAAGCGTTGGACGGTTCATCAAGAATTAGAATATCTGGATTGTGTATCAAAGCTTTTGCAAGCCCTAATCTCTGAAGATTTCCCAGTGAAAGATTTTTCGCCTCCCTATCCTGATATTGATTCAATTTGAGTTTTTCAATAACTGAATTAACTGAATCTGGATTAGAAAGTGAACGTAATCTACAAATAATCTCTAAATTTTCCCGCACTGTCAATTCCGGATACGAATAAGGGATTTCCACTAAATGCCCTACGCGATTCCAAAGGTCATGACTATTTGCATTAATTTTTTGCCCATTTAAATAGGCTTCCCCAGATGAGGGATGCACCATTCCCAGCAGCATTTGTATGGTAGTTGTTTTTCCAGCACCGTTAAGACCTAAAAATCCGTAAATTTCTCCTTTGCGGACATTAATTGATATTTTGTCTACTGCTTTAATTTTACCATAATTTTTAGTCAAGTTATGGGTACTGATTACTCCCTCTTTATATTCTGTTTTCATACCAAACCGCCCTAAATTTATTCGCCATCTTCTTCTATTATTAGATAAGATGTGATTGCATCAATCCATAGATCTTTTGAAGCTTCAAAACTTGCACCTTTCAGATCATCACGGTGTATAACAAAGTGAATCAGTGATAAAAAAAGACCATTGAGGGCATCTATATCTACTTTCCTCATCCAACCATTATCCATCCAGTAAATGAAATATTTTGAAATATCTTCCTGGTCATGTTGCACATGATCTTTTAATTTATCTTCAGGGAGCTTACGAAGAAGTAATTCATAATTTGACGCGTTTATTTGTTTATATAATGGCATGGTAGTTAATAATTTAATCAACTGATTTAAAAAGGATTTAAATGCTTTTCGTCGATTTTTTTCGGGGTTTAAATTTTCTTTAAATAGTTTGTCTCTAAATTCGCGCTCAGTTTCTTCCAAAACATCAAAATATAACTCT
Coding sequences within:
- a CDS encoding PadR family transcriptional regulator, producing MWDNWKNTLNNWKNLHERVDKLHNLGGLRIWILHVLGNGPKNGVEIMDAIEEHYGNLYKVKSHCMEHSHSGKHYNMHLKKTMKRKVSRPSPGSVYPMLKKMVAEDLITKIDDGKYDLTELGRETLSEIFGDNHHQNNYRKPKAIESALMAVDNYISYLEDINKEDLIHHKEIIINLNERLSKIEDSIQEK
- a CDS encoding 4Fe-4S ferredoxin, which gives rise to MRFENLARKTIENECEDYYFGIADLSNAKKSETQKYGSLLDAYPRAISIGVAMFPVSPHETDPKEYEKSYNETKKLTDSKLDVITSRLSELLHKRGYAAFSVPMIETNEKLFLYLHKMAARMAGLGQIENNKSTVSLKHMNRVNWGTVLTNAPL
- a CDS encoding class I SAM-dependent methyltransferase gives rise to the protein MFNNFMLKLLNREASSSQNKPLEILKNLNLQQGMIIGDIGSGGGYFTSLFSKKVGEDGKVYSIDVNQKSLDFIKNELEKTGITNVELVKGNSNGINLPESSVDLFFMRNVFHHLENQINYFKNLKTLLKEDGKVAIIDYDQRNFSPMGIFGHYTHENDLMDVMTRAGYLKFEKFVFLPKQSFMIFKKS
- a CDS encoding GNAT family N-acetyltransferase, with the protein product MSIKSAVKEHFTQSPISDHWNYFFQDTTQDEEKSLYCVNGLTIYKFTLKDFDECARLYKKVFSAGPWYDEWTLTQTRKYLNELIKNPAFTGFVIRYNYKIVGVCLGHGRSWWMGNEFIVDEFFVEKRMQGNGIGTKLMNVLSGYLSKKGYTRLMLLTNKGIPAENFYLKHGFYNRLERTVMVKEL
- a CDS encoding ABC transporter permease; this translates as MTRIYASLWAETLKVRRSKIFIITIITFSSIAILMGLMIYVSRSPELVGKSAIVSAKSSMFKDEWSSYFGLLTMIILTLGTIGFGTITGWVFGREYSDRTMKDLLALPVHRSSIVLSKFIIIFLWSFLLSLILFISGLLTGFLVNIAHWSYAAAYHSFGVFMITSVLTALLCTPVAFVASFARGYIAPIGFTIGTLIITQIIFVGIPNITAYFPWAIPALYSGVSGAGAPTPDIFSYFILSLTILLGLLGTALWWHFADQS
- a CDS encoding ABC transporter ATP-binding protein: MKTEYKEGVISTHNLTKNYGKIKAVDKISINVRKGEIYGFLGLNGAGKTTTIQMLLGMVHPSSGEAYLNGQKINANSHDLWNRVGHLVEIPYSYPELTVRENLEIICRLRSLSNPDSVNSVIEKLKLNQYQDREAKNLSLGNLQRLGLAKALIHNPDILILDEPSNALDPAGIVEIRELLLDLALNKGVTIFISSHMLSEISKIATRVGIIHEGKLIQEMTAKKLHQLRNRSLLIDVNDINRAISILTNVGLNATITDDGLIEIKENEVVMHPENVNSKLVNAGFSPRMLKVEEEELESYFLRIIDKRGVV
- a CDS encoding TetR/AcrR family transcriptional regulator, translating into MPKAWSTREKEVIRKNLLNEGKKLFEKYGLQKTTVSDIVNATKISKGSFYLFYQSKEELYFDVLEETEREFRDKLFKENLNPEKNRRKAFKSFLNQLIKLLTTMPLYKQINASNYELLLRKLPEDKLKDHVQHDQEDISKYFIYWMDNGWMRKVDIDALNGLFLSLIHFVIHRDDLKGASFEASKDLWIDAITSYLIIEEDGE